A genomic window from Flavobacterium sp. I3-2 includes:
- a CDS encoding murein L,D-transpeptidase — protein sequence MKKICLILSIAFILNSCNWNESLLGDKDEIKQYRLPESILINKDKLFTKSLFVKNFYKENNYFTVWISQKNRTDFLNQILKLKKEGVAIEKVDISYLLFGNMRFDSLNKYEKIDLDLAYTDAFFTMLKQAVHGKVNPNKYYSDWVAPQKQLDFNQLLLTALNENKVEQTFTDNIPNNNYYNGIKEAIAYYENLPKDTLVGLHNSDVVKIKKKLDYYSDAVFSDLNTDLNEEFKDGLKKFQKRHGIYPSGNITEETLNALNVSKEKRLEQLRVNLERARWFYNDLGENYVLVNLPECKLFLYENGNLVETHDVIIGKNERRTPVLSSVFSNLVINPTWTVPPTILKNDLVPKASASRSYFANHRMTIYDKKGKVVEPGNWNPSEYKSYRYVQKPGSGNALGLIKFDFPNAHSVYLHDTNNRSAFAQKKRDLSSGCVRVKDPFELAMRILEIEGSTYNREQIDTLVVREKTKIIPLKKKVNVHQLYWTAWKDDQGIQFRNDIYSLDDNLYKKLIK from the coding sequence ATGAAGAAAATATGTTTAATATTAAGTATTGCTTTTATATTAAATAGCTGTAATTGGAATGAATCTTTACTGGGTGATAAAGATGAAATTAAGCAATATCGATTACCCGAATCTATTTTAATAAATAAAGATAAATTATTTACAAAGAGTTTGTTTGTTAAGAACTTTTATAAAGAAAATAATTATTTTACCGTTTGGATAAGCCAAAAAAACAGAACCGATTTTTTGAATCAGATTTTAAAACTAAAAAAAGAAGGTGTTGCTATTGAAAAAGTTGATATTTCTTATTTGCTTTTCGGAAATATGCGATTTGATTCGTTAAATAAATATGAAAAGATTGATTTAGATTTGGCTTACACAGATGCTTTTTTTACAATGTTAAAGCAAGCTGTTCACGGAAAAGTTAATCCAAATAAATATTATTCTGACTGGGTAGCTCCACAAAAACAACTCGATTTTAATCAACTGCTACTAACAGCTTTAAATGAAAATAAAGTTGAACAAACTTTTACAGATAATATTCCAAATAATAATTATTATAATGGGATAAAAGAAGCTATTGCATACTATGAAAATTTGCCAAAAGATACATTGGTTGGTCTTCATAATTCGGATGTTGTAAAAATCAAGAAAAAATTAGATTACTATTCTGATGCTGTTTTTTCAGATTTAAATACTGATTTGAATGAAGAATTTAAAGACGGTTTGAAAAAATTTCAAAAAAGACACGGGATTTATCCATCAGGAAATATCACGGAAGAAACTTTAAATGCATTAAATGTTTCGAAAGAGAAGCGTTTAGAGCAATTACGAGTTAATTTAGAACGCGCGCGATGGTTTTATAATGATTTAGGAGAAAATTATGTTTTAGTTAATTTACCTGAATGTAAATTGTTTTTGTATGAAAATGGAAATTTAGTAGAAACACATGATGTAATTATTGGCAAAAACGAAAGACGTACTCCTGTTTTATCATCTGTTTTTAGTAATCTAGTAATAAATCCAACTTGGACAGTTCCGCCAACGATTTTAAAAAACGATTTGGTACCCAAAGCTTCTGCAAGTAGGTCTTATTTTGCAAATCATAGAATGACTATCTATGACAAAAAAGGTAAAGTTGTTGAACCAGGAAATTGGAATCCGTCAGAATATAAAAGTTATAGATATGTTCAGAAACCCGGAAGTGGTAATGCTTTAGGTTTGATAAAATTTGACTTTCCAAATGCGCATAGCGTTTATCTTCACGATACAAATAACCGTTCGGCATTTGCTCAAAAGAAAAGAGATTTGAGTTCAGGTTGTGTTCGGGTTAAAGACCCATTTGAATTAGCGATGCGTATATTAGAAATTGAAGGTAGTACTTATAATCGTGAACAAATTGATACTTTGGTTGTCAGAGAAAAGACTAAAATAATTCCATTAAAAAAGAAAGTAAATGTACATCAGCTATATTGGACAGCCTGGAAAGATGACCAAGGTATCCAATTTAGAAATGACATTTACTCACTTGATGATAATTTATATAAAAAATTAATTAAGTAA
- the gpmI gene encoding 2,3-bisphosphoglycerate-independent phosphoglycerate mutase, whose protein sequence is MNKKVILMILDGWGKSPDPKISAVDQAKTPFIDSLYPKYPNTLLRTDGLKVGLPEGQMGNSEVGHMNLGAGRIVYQDLAKINLEVQNKSIASNLELNKAFEYAKANNKKVHFLGLVSDGGVHSHIKHLFGLLDAAKEANVENVFVHAFTDGRDVDPKSGVKHIDDLVNYMQHSTGKLASVIGRYYAMDRDKRWERVKKAYDLLVKGIGMPSQNATLSIADSYLNNVTDEFIEPILMVDENNKTVATIEEGDVVIFFNFRTDRGRQLTEVLSQQDLLEFGMQKLNLYYVTMTNYDDQYQNIHVMYDKDNITETLGEVISNAGKTQIRMAETEKYPHVTFFFSGGREEPFEGESRILCPSPKVATYDLQPEMSAYDLKNALLPELDKAEVDFVCLNFANGDMVGHTGSMEAAIIACETVDKCVKEIVEKAIEKEYTVLILADHGNCETMYNPDGSPNTAHTTNPVPFIVVDKEIKEVKPDGVLGDIAPTILHLMGIDKPKVMTRHSLV, encoded by the coding sequence ATGAACAAAAAAGTTATACTTATGATTTTAGATGGATGGGGAAAATCTCCTGATCCAAAAATCTCTGCAGTAGATCAAGCAAAAACACCTTTTATAGATTCATTATACCCAAAATATCCGAATACATTATTGCGAACCGATGGTTTAAAAGTTGGACTTCCAGAAGGTCAAATGGGAAATTCAGAAGTTGGACATATGAATCTTGGTGCTGGACGAATTGTATATCAAGATTTGGCAAAAATTAATTTAGAAGTACAAAACAAAAGTATCGCTTCTAATTTAGAATTAAACAAAGCATTTGAATATGCAAAAGCAAATAACAAGAAAGTTCACTTTTTAGGATTGGTTTCTGATGGTGGTGTACATTCTCATATTAAACATTTGTTTGGATTATTAGATGCAGCGAAAGAAGCAAATGTCGAGAATGTATTTGTTCATGCTTTTACAGATGGTCGTGATGTAGATCCTAAATCAGGTGTTAAACATATCGATGATTTAGTAAATTATATGCAGCATTCAACTGGAAAATTAGCAAGTGTAATTGGACGTTATTATGCAATGGATCGTGATAAACGTTGGGAACGTGTAAAAAAAGCGTACGATTTATTAGTGAAAGGAATTGGTATGCCTTCGCAGAATGCAACACTTTCAATAGCAGACTCATATTTAAATAATGTAACCGATGAATTTATTGAACCAATTTTAATGGTTGATGAAAATAATAAAACGGTTGCGACGATTGAAGAAGGTGATGTTGTTATTTTCTTTAATTTTAGAACAGATCGTGGTCGTCAATTAACTGAAGTTTTGTCGCAACAAGATTTGCTTGAATTTGGAATGCAAAAATTGAATTTATATTATGTTACCATGACTAATTATGATGACCAATATCAGAATATTCATGTAATGTATGATAAAGATAATATTACAGAAACTTTAGGTGAAGTGATTTCAAACGCTGGTAAAACGCAGATTCGTATGGCCGAAACTGAGAAATATCCGCATGTAACTTTCTTTTTCTCGGGTGGAAGAGAAGAACCATTTGAAGGCGAAAGTCGTATTTTGTGTCCATCTCCAAAAGTAGCAACTTATGATTTGCAACCAGAAATGAGTGCTTATGATTTAAAAAATGCACTTTTGCCAGAACTGGATAAAGCGGAAGTAGACTTTGTTTGTTTGAATTTTGCTAATGGCGATATGGTTGGTCATACAGGAAGTATGGAGGCTGCAATTATTGCTTGTGAAACGGTTGATAAATGTGTGAAAGAAATTGTTGAAAAGGCAATTGAAAAAGAATATACTGTTTTAATCTTAGCTGACCACGGAAATTGCGAAACCATGTATAATCCTGACGGATCACCAAATACTGCTCACACAACAAATCCAGTTCCGTTTATAGTCGTTGATAAAGAAATTAAAGAAGTAAAACCAGATGGTGTTTTGGGAGATATTGCTCCAACTATTTTACATTTAATGGGAATCGATAAGCCTAAAGTAATGACACGTCATTCGTTGGTATAA
- a CDS encoding class I SAM-dependent methyltransferase: MKKIFKIVLNRIPRPILIRLSYMVRPVLALWLKGDKFTDPIDGKSFRAFLPYGYGHQRNNVLSPSTLSLERHRLLWLYLQNETDFFTKDLKVLHFAPEQAFYKRFRNQKNLDYTTTDLESPLADVKADICNLPFEDNSFDFILCNHVLEHIPDDKKAMQELYRILKPGGVGVFQIPQDLNREVTFEDDTIVDKEERARIFGQYDHVRVYGRDYFDKLRAIGFKVDEVDYTQTLTSQQVEKYCLAPGEIIPVCYK; the protein is encoded by the coding sequence ATGAAAAAAATATTTAAGATAGTTTTGAACCGCATACCTCGACCAATTTTAATTCGGTTGAGTTACATGGTTCGACCTGTTTTAGCTCTTTGGTTAAAAGGAGATAAATTTACTGATCCGATTGACGGAAAATCGTTTCGCGCTTTTTTGCCATACGGATACGGACATCAACGAAATAACGTGCTGTCACCAAGTACACTTTCATTAGAAAGACATCGTTTGTTGTGGTTGTATCTTCAGAACGAAACGGATTTTTTTACCAAAGATTTGAAAGTTTTGCATTTTGCTCCTGAACAAGCTTTTTACAAACGTTTCAGAAATCAAAAAAATCTTGATTATACAACAACGGATTTAGAATCACCTTTGGCAGATGTTAAAGCTGATATTTGTAATTTACCTTTTGAGGATAATTCGTTCGATTTTATACTTTGTAATCATGTTTTGGAACACATTCCAGATGATAAAAAAGCTATGCAAGAATTGTATCGGATTTTAAAACCTGGAGGAGTTGGTGTTTTTCAGATTCCTCAAGATTTAAATCGAGAAGTTACCTTTGAAGATGATACAATTGTTGATAAAGAAGAACGTGCTCGAATTTTTGGACAATATGATCACGTACGCGTTTATGGACGCGATTATTTCGATAAATTAAGAGCGATTGGTTTCAAAGTAGATGAAGTAGATTATACTCAAACGCTTACATCACAACAAGTAGAAAAATATTGTTTAGCTCCAGGCGAAATTATTCCCGTTTGTTATAAGTAA
- a CDS encoding acetyl-CoA hydrolase/transferase family protein, whose translation MKITTPEEAVKHIKSNDRIYIHAAAATPTILTNALTDRANELKNVELCHIHTEGEARYADIKFKESFHVNSFFIGANVRHTIAAGNGSYTPVFLSEVPLLFSKGILKLDAVFIQVSPPDSHGYCSLGVSVEATKSAVKNAKLVIAQINRFMPRTFGDANIHVSEIDFAVEHHTPLHETIADEINEIENKIGDYVAGLIEDNSCLQMGIGSIPNAVLTKLKNHKNLGIHTEMFSDGVIDLVHAGVITGKHKGLLKDRILATFLNGTQRLYDFVNDNPFLVMKESSYVNDTANIRKNDRMIAINSAIEVDLTGQVCADSFGSKMYSGVGGQMDFIRGASLSKKGKAIIALPSVTAKGVNKIVPMLNQGAGVVTTRAHVQYIVTEYGIANLYGKTLKERAKAMIEIAHPNFREQIEKEYYILTR comes from the coding sequence ATGAAAATAACTACTCCTGAAGAAGCTGTTAAACATATAAAATCTAACGACCGAATTTATATTCATGCGGCAGCTGCAACCCCTACAATTCTTACTAATGCATTAACCGACAGAGCCAATGAACTAAAAAATGTCGAATTGTGTCACATTCACACTGAAGGCGAAGCTAGATATGCGGATATAAAGTTCAAAGAAAGTTTTCATGTAAATTCGTTCTTTATCGGAGCAAACGTACGTCATACAATTGCTGCAGGAAATGGCTCGTACACACCAGTTTTCCTAAGTGAAGTTCCGTTATTATTTTCAAAAGGCATTTTAAAATTAGATGCCGTTTTCATACAGGTTTCTCCTCCCGATTCGCACGGCTATTGCTCTTTAGGCGTTTCAGTAGAAGCAACAAAATCAGCAGTAAAAAATGCAAAATTAGTAATTGCTCAAATCAACAGATTTATGCCTCGAACTTTTGGAGATGCAAATATTCATGTCTCTGAAATTGATTTTGCTGTGGAGCATCACACACCATTACACGAAACAATCGCAGATGAAATAAACGAAATAGAAAACAAAATTGGTGATTACGTTGCCGGTTTAATTGAAGACAATAGTTGTTTACAGATGGGAATCGGTTCTATTCCAAACGCTGTGCTTACTAAACTAAAAAATCATAAAAATTTAGGAATTCACACCGAAATGTTTTCTGATGGTGTAATAGATTTGGTTCATGCGGGTGTTATCACAGGAAAACACAAAGGTTTACTTAAAGATAGAATTTTAGCAACTTTTTTAAATGGTACACAACGTTTGTATGACTTTGTAAATGACAATCCCTTCTTAGTAATGAAAGAATCGTCTTATGTAAACGACACAGCCAATATCCGTAAAAATGACCGAATGATTGCAATAAATTCTGCCATTGAAGTTGATTTAACAGGGCAAGTTTGCGCAGATTCTTTTGGCTCAAAAATGTATTCTGGAGTTGGCGGTCAAATGGATTTTATTCGAGGCGCATCTTTAAGTAAAAAAGGAAAAGCTATTATTGCATTACCTTCGGTTACAGCAAAAGGAGTTAATAAAATTGTACCAATGTTAAATCAAGGTGCTGGAGTTGTAACAACTCGCGCGCATGTTCAGTACATAGTTACCGAATATGGAATTGCGAATTTATATGGTAAAACATTAAAAGAACGCGCAAAAGCCATGATTGAAATTGCTCATCCGAATTTTAGAGAACAAATAGAAAAAGAATATTATATTTTAACTAGATAA
- a CDS encoding murein L,D-transpeptidase catalytic domain family protein has product MKKIKLLPIFLIGALMLTPLNMKSSNDYLDGNGGGKKKAVTKKATLKKETPNKSSKEIAAVTKKEFKIENVNKFILSKYFDLEEKSFEKPQLQSFESAFKGYFKLKSEGKIDKEILTIIDFTQSSTEKRMWVIDMKKNEIIFQTVVSHGRNSGKEFANDFSNASESYKSSLGFYKTAETYMGANGLSLRLDGLEPGINDNARSRAIVIHGADYADENLGIRQGYLGRSLGCPALPMKNHKEIIEYIKEESCLFIYHDGSNDYLNKSKLLN; this is encoded by the coding sequence GTGAAAAAAATAAAATTATTACCTATTTTCTTGATTGGAGCACTTATGTTAACTCCATTAAACATGAAATCATCGAATGATTATTTAGACGGAAATGGCGGCGGAAAGAAAAAGGCAGTAACAAAAAAAGCAACACTTAAGAAAGAAACGCCTAACAAATCAAGTAAAGAAATTGCAGCTGTAACAAAAAAAGAATTCAAAATTGAGAATGTGAATAAATTTATTTTATCTAAATACTTTGATTTAGAAGAAAAAAGTTTTGAAAAACCACAATTACAAAGTTTTGAATCAGCTTTTAAAGGTTATTTTAAATTAAAATCTGAAGGAAAAATAGATAAAGAAATTTTAACGATTATTGATTTCACACAATCTTCTACTGAAAAAAGAATGTGGGTTATTGACATGAAAAAAAATGAAATTATTTTTCAAACGGTTGTTTCACACGGAAGAAATAGCGGAAAAGAATTTGCAAACGATTTTTCAAATGCTTCCGAAAGTTATAAAAGCAGTTTAGGTTTTTACAAAACTGCCGAAACTTATATGGGTGCCAATGGATTATCTTTACGCCTAGACGGTTTAGAACCAGGAATAAATGACAACGCAAGAAGTCGTGCAATTGTAATTCATGGTGCAGATTATGCAGATGAAAATCTTGGCATAAGACAAGGTTATCTAGGAAGAAGCTTGGGATGTCCAGCTCTGCCTATGAAAAATCACAAAGAAATTATTGAATATATAAAAGAAGAAAGTTGCCTGTTTATCTATCACGACGGTAGTAATGATTATCTAAACAAATCAAAATTACTTAATTAA
- the map gene encoding type I methionyl aminopeptidase has product MIIIKTREEIELMREAALLVSKTLGMLAREIKPGVTTLQLDKLAEQYIRDNGGVPGFLGLYGCPATLLTSVNEQIVHGLPTDRPLEDGDVVSCDLGAIVHEYYGDHCYTFEVGDVAPETKKLLQVTKESLYVGINEFRLGNRVEDVGHAIQKYAESHDYGVVRELVGHGIGKKMHEAPEMPNYGKKGRGKKFVEGMVVAIEPMVNMGTKNIKQLKDGWTIATRDGKPSAHFEHDVALVDGKPEILSTFYYIYKELGIVSNEEDAFRQVPLVL; this is encoded by the coding sequence ATGATTATAATTAAAACACGCGAAGAAATTGAATTGATGCGTGAAGCAGCTTTATTGGTTTCTAAAACATTAGGAATGTTAGCTAGGGAAATTAAACCTGGTGTTACAACTTTACAATTAGATAAATTAGCAGAACAATATATTAGAGATAACGGTGGAGTTCCAGGATTTTTAGGACTTTATGGTTGTCCAGCAACTTTGTTGACAAGCGTAAATGAGCAAATTGTTCATGGATTACCAACAGACCGTCCTTTAGAAGATGGCGATGTTGTTTCTTGTGATTTAGGTGCAATTGTACACGAATATTACGGAGATCATTGTTATACTTTTGAAGTGGGTGATGTAGCTCCGGAAACAAAAAAATTACTTCAAGTTACAAAAGAATCTTTATATGTTGGAATCAACGAATTTAGATTAGGAAATAGAGTAGAAGATGTTGGTCATGCAATTCAAAAGTATGCTGAATCTCATGATTATGGTGTTGTTCGTGAATTAGTTGGACACGGAATTGGTAAAAAAATGCACGAAGCTCCAGAAATGCCTAACTATGGTAAAAAAGGTCGTGGTAAAAAATTTGTCGAAGGTATGGTAGTTGCTATTGAGCCGATGGTGAATATGGGAACTAAAAATATCAAGCAATTAAAAGACGGTTGGACAATTGCAACTCGCGACGGAAAACCATCTGCTCACTTTGAACACGATGTAGCTTTAGTTGATGGTAAACCAGAGATCTTATCTACGTTTTACTACATTTATAAAGAATTAGGAATTGTAAGCAACGAAGAAGATGCTTTCAGACAAGTTCCATTAGTTCTTTAG